One Thalassotalea atypica DNA window includes the following coding sequences:
- the aroA gene encoding 3-phosphoshikimate 1-carboxyvinyltransferase — translation MEQLTLQPINRINGEVFLPGSKSLSNRALLIAALANGTTKITNLLVSDDINHMLKALTSLGVNYTLSDCGTECTVIGNNGFFKTDKQIELYLGNAGTAMRPLCAALAASSGEFILTGEPRMKERPIGHLVNALVQLNANIEYLENTDYPPVKITGHKLSGEKVTIDGSISSQFLTAILMVTPLLESNTEIEIEGELVSKPYIDITLDIMSRFGVKVINNNYQSFIVKGNQTYQAVERYMVEGDASSASYFLAAGAIKGGEITVHGVGRLSVQGDKHFADVLEKMGAQVNWNDESITVVGRALTAVDMDMNHIPDAAMTIATTALFAKGTTSIRNIYNWRVKETDRLTAMATELRKVGAIVEEGEDYISITPPKSLVHAAIDTYNDHRVAMCFSLVALSDTAVTINDPKCTAKTFPDYFEKLEQVSN, via the coding sequence GTGGAACAGTTAACTTTACAACCGATTAATAGAATTAACGGTGAAGTATTTTTACCAGGCTCAAAAAGTCTCTCTAACCGTGCTTTATTAATTGCGGCATTAGCAAATGGCACCACTAAAATTACTAATCTATTGGTAAGCGATGATATTAATCACATGCTTAAAGCCTTAACCAGTTTAGGTGTTAATTATACATTAAGTGATTGTGGCACCGAATGTACGGTTATTGGCAATAACGGCTTCTTCAAAACAGATAAGCAAATAGAGTTGTATCTAGGTAATGCAGGTACAGCGATGCGTCCGTTGTGTGCTGCATTAGCTGCCAGCTCAGGAGAGTTTATACTTACCGGTGAACCAAGAATGAAGGAAAGGCCTATCGGTCACTTGGTTAATGCATTAGTACAATTGAACGCAAATATTGAATATCTTGAAAATACCGATTACCCCCCTGTAAAAATTACAGGCCACAAGCTTAGCGGTGAAAAGGTGACTATTGATGGTTCAATTTCCAGTCAATTCTTGACCGCTATTTTAATGGTTACGCCATTGCTGGAAAGCAATACAGAAATTGAAATTGAAGGTGAATTGGTGTCAAAGCCTTACATTGATATCACGCTCGATATCATGTCTAGGTTTGGCGTTAAGGTTATAAACAATAACTATCAATCATTTATTGTAAAAGGTAACCAAACTTACCAAGCTGTAGAAAGATATATGGTGGAAGGTGATGCTTCTTCCGCGTCTTACTTCTTGGCAGCAGGCGCTATCAAAGGTGGTGAAATTACGGTTCACGGTGTAGGCAGACTAAGCGTACAGGGTGATAAACACTTTGCTGATGTGCTTGAAAAAATGGGCGCACAAGTGAATTGGAATGATGAATCAATTACTGTTGTCGGTAGAGCTTTAACAGCTGTTGATATGGACATGAACCATATACCTGATGCTGCGATGACTATCGCTACCACGGCGCTTTTCGCTAAAGGGACAACTAGCATTCGCAATATTTATAATTGGCGTGTAAAAGAAACCGATCGATTAACGGCAATGGCGACAGAACTCAGGAAAGTTGGTGCGATTGTTGAGGAAGGGGAAGACTATATTTCTATAACACCGCCTAAGTCATTGGTGCATGCAGCGATTGATACATATAACGATCATCGCGTGGCCATGTGTTTTTCACTAGTTGCACTCAGTGATACCGCCGTTACCATTAATGATCCTAAGTGCACGGCGAAAACATTCCCCGATTATTTTGAAAAATTGGAACAAGTGTCCAATTAA